The following is a genomic window from Chania multitudinisentens RB-25.
ATGCGATCCTGATGAATCAGGTGCGAGAACAGGATGCCCTGATAAATAGCATGAACAATATCCGCCATTTCATGGTGGCCGCTCAGGCCGATCAGCGCGCCCGGCAGGTTGCTGTTGAGGTTGGAACCATACAGATAAGGTAAAAATACGATGTCGCTTGGCCGTTCACTGCGTTCAGCCACCCAGCGGTTAAACTGTGCATAGCGTTGATGATCGTTGTTACAAAACTGGCGTAAGAACCAGGCCAGATTAGCTGCGGATGTCGGGCTGCCTTCATGCACAAAGTAGCGATCTGCCATGCAGTAACGCCCCCAGGCAAAGGGATGTGTAGATGGCAGCACGCTCTCAGTCACGCAGGTGGCAATCGACCAGGTGCCTGCGACCGCACTCAAGGTGCGATCATCAACCACCCCCGAACACAATGCCGCCCCTACCACGTCAAACAGACCGCCATACACGGCGGTTCCCGCTGGCAGCCCACACTGTGCAGCGGCAGTGGCCGTGACTCGCCCGGCCAACTCTGCCGATCCCAACAGCGGCGCGGTTTTATCGGCTACTTCGTCAATGCCAAACACTGCCATCAATTGCGGATCGTAGCCCCCATTCTGCTGGTTAAACAGGTTGCTGCCAGAGATGTTGGTTATCTCCGCCGCTACTTCACCCGTCAGGCGAAAACGCAGATAGTCGTGCGCCATCAGCACATAATCGATCGCTGCATACTGAGCAGGTTCGTGTTGCTTCAGCCAACGTAATAACACCGCCGGATGGCTGCTCCAGATGGGCTGTAAACTACGAGGATAAACCATCTCCTCCACCCCTTGCCGTTGCAAATCGGTGACCATCGCGCTGGCGCGGGTATCCGATGAAACAATGCCGTTTCGCACCGGCTTACCCTGTTTATCAATGGCATACAACCCTTTACCATGCGATGAAAAACTGATGCCGCGCACCTGTTCACCCGCTACCGAAGCCAAACTGAGCACCTGGCGGATGGTTGAGCACAAATCCTGCCACAGCGCTTCCATTTCGCGCTCACTGAAACCAGGCTGCACGGCTAGCGCTTCACCATCACATTCTGCAACGGCGACTTCATCACCGTTAGCGCGGTATAAACCCGCTTTGATTACGGTGCCGCCAATATCAACTCCCAGAAAATACCCCATATCAACCTCTACTTGCGCCGGCTGGAGCTAAGGTAGATAGCAGCAAGGATGATGCCGCCCTTGACCACGTTCTGGATATACGGCGACACGCTCATCAGGTTGAGGCCGTTATTCAACACGCCAAGCATCATGGCTCCCACCAGGGTGCCGATAATTGCGCCTCTGCCGCCAGAGATCGCCGCGCCCCCTAGCACCACAGCGGCAATCGCATCCAGTTCAAAACCTTCGCC
Proteins encoded in this region:
- a CDS encoding FGGY-family carbohydrate kinase, with amino-acid sequence MGYFLGVDIGGTVIKAGLYRANGDEVAVAECDGEALAVQPGFSEREMEALWQDLCSTIRQVLSLASVAGEQVRGISFSSHGKGLYAIDKQGKPVRNGIVSSDTRASAMVTDLQRQGVEEMVYPRSLQPIWSSHPAVLLRWLKQHEPAQYAAIDYVLMAHDYLRFRLTGEVAAEITNISGSNLFNQQNGGYDPQLMAVFGIDEVADKTAPLLGSAELAGRVTATAAAQCGLPAGTAVYGGLFDVVGAALCSGVVDDRTLSAVAGTWSIATCVTESVLPSTHPFAWGRYCMADRYFVHEGSPTSAANLAWFLRQFCNNDHQRYAQFNRWVAERSERPSDIVFLPYLYGSNLNSNLPGALIGLSGHHEMADIVHAIYQGILFSHLIHQDRMVALNPRVERIRMTGGPTQSAVWMQMFANAGNLPLEVVDIQQSGCRAAAICAAVGAGEYANFTEAVQVIQPELHTYFPDAAANRRLRDRFTGYLEIAQALSEVNNASH